In a genomic window of uncultured Flavobacterium sp.:
- a CDS encoding TonB-dependent receptor: MKYSTAKTYRFLFTISFLFTVFSSFAQQNFGKIKGTITTSDGDAAAGVNVILKSSKYGTTTNDDGSFELNRVRANTYTLQISLTGYETTEQVVVVAETETSTVNLQLKVSNKELHEVVVNGKKSILSKKTDYVARMPLKNLENPQVYSVIQKELLQEQISVDIRSAVVNAPGVTTKIYPSGGLEISFRGFSTGVNARNGMENMTGRSSISIDNAERIEVLKGPSGTLFGSSVSSFGGVVNLVTKKPFEGKKTEVSYTGGSFGLNRLALDINTPLTQDNKVLFRLNTSLNTEKSFLDYGFNKTFLIAPSLVYKATDKLTLSVDTEIFSVNNTRPTYGRSYAAGITNPTDLQIDYRKSLFHDDLDAKTSSTKVFVQAEYQLADNWKSTTLYSFIDENVDRSYQYYTKWTSPTEVLRSVSRFGPISNQFTNIQENINGEFSTGSIKHKLLVGVNYRFSKGTFNYGATPVLDTIDVTKPFEPIRKKQVDAALSQLTYPAPDEQIFSVYASDVISFTDRLSAMLSLRLDNFVQKDLVDVPGYNQTALSPKLGLVYEVVKNQVSLFGNYMNGFQNSGPVNQPDGSLLVLKPVYANQYEGGVKVEAFNKKLSTTLSYYNITIDNATRTTPDGFSVQDGKQVSKGFDFELIANPIEGFNAVVGYAYNDNRIVKSSDASIEGNKASGAPENVVNFWLSYKFQNVLKDFGLGFGGNYVDKQYKFEDESFYAPSYSVYNATVFYDQPTWRLGVKFNNINNKKYWDSYGMAQTPSNVLVNLTLKF; the protein is encoded by the coding sequence ATGAAATATTCTACTGCGAAAACCTATCGTTTTCTATTTACAATCAGTTTTCTATTCACTGTTTTCAGCTCTTTTGCGCAACAAAACTTTGGAAAAATAAAAGGAACAATCACAACTTCAGATGGCGACGCTGCTGCTGGTGTAAATGTGATTCTTAAATCTTCAAAATATGGTACGACTACCAATGACGATGGTAGTTTTGAATTGAACAGAGTACGAGCGAATACTTATACTTTACAAATATCTTTAACAGGTTACGAAACTACAGAACAAGTAGTTGTTGTTGCAGAAACAGAAACTTCAACTGTTAACTTACAATTGAAGGTTTCAAACAAAGAATTACACGAAGTTGTGGTGAATGGCAAAAAAAGCATCTTATCTAAAAAAACAGATTACGTTGCCAGAATGCCACTAAAAAACCTTGAAAATCCTCAGGTTTACAGTGTGATTCAAAAAGAACTTTTGCAGGAACAAATTTCTGTAGACATTAGAAGTGCAGTTGTAAATGCACCTGGTGTAACTACCAAAATTTATCCTTCGGGAGGACTTGAAATTTCTTTCAGAGGATTTAGTACCGGAGTTAATGCCCGAAACGGAATGGAAAATATGACAGGTCGAAGCTCTATTTCTATCGATAATGCAGAACGTATTGAGGTTCTTAAAGGACCTTCGGGAACATTATTCGGATCGTCTGTATCGTCTTTTGGAGGTGTCGTAAATCTTGTTACCAAAAAACCTTTTGAAGGTAAAAAAACGGAGGTTTCTTATACTGGAGGAAGCTTCGGTTTAAACCGACTTGCTCTTGATATCAATACTCCGTTAACGCAAGATAATAAAGTACTGTTTCGATTAAACACTTCTCTAAATACTGAAAAAAGCTTCTTAGACTATGGTTTTAATAAAACATTCCTGATTGCGCCAAGTCTTGTTTATAAAGCAACGGATAAATTAACATTAAGTGTTGATACTGAAATCTTCAGCGTGAATAACACGCGCCCTACTTACGGACGTTCGTATGCTGCGGGAATTACAAACCCAACGGATCTACAAATAGACTACAGAAAGAGTTTATTTCATGATGATCTTGATGCCAAAACTTCATCTACAAAAGTTTTTGTTCAGGCAGAATATCAATTGGCAGATAATTGGAAATCTACGACGCTTTACTCTTTTATAGACGAAAATGTAGATCGCAGTTATCAATATTACACGAAATGGACTTCACCAACTGAAGTTCTAAGAAGTGTATCTCGTTTTGGACCAATTTCTAATCAATTTACGAATATCCAAGAAAATATTAATGGTGAATTTTCTACCGGAAGTATCAAACACAAACTATTAGTAGGTGTAAATTACAGATTTTCAAAAGGTACTTTTAATTATGGAGCAACACCAGTTTTGGACACTATTGATGTAACAAAGCCTTTTGAACCTATTCGAAAAAAACAGGTTGATGCAGCTTTATCTCAACTTACATATCCGGCTCCGGACGAACAAATCTTTAGTGTTTATGCTTCGGATGTAATCAGTTTTACAGATCGTTTATCTGCAATGTTGAGTCTTCGTCTAGACAACTTCGTTCAGAAAGATCTTGTAGATGTTCCTGGATATAACCAAACGGCTTTATCTCCAAAATTAGGTTTGGTTTATGAAGTGGTTAAAAATCAGGTTTCTTTATTTGGAAATTATATGAATGGTTTTCAAAATTCAGGTCCTGTAAATCAGCCTGACGGAAGCTTATTAGTCTTAAAACCAGTTTATGCAAACCAATACGAAGGTGGTGTAAAAGTTGAAGCTTTCAATAAAAAATTAAGCACTACATTAAGTTACTACAACATTACTATTGATAATGCGACTAGAACAACTCCTGACGGATTTAGTGTTCAGGATGGTAAACAAGTAAGTAAAGGTTTTGATTTTGAACTTATTGCAAATCCTATCGAAGGCTTTAATGCTGTGGTTGGTTATGCTTATAATGATAATCGCATCGTAAAATCATCAGATGCTAGTATCGAAGGAAACAAAGCCAGCGGAGCGCCGGAAAATGTAGTTAACTTTTGGCTTTCTTATAAATTTCAAAACGTGTTAAAAGATTTCGGACTTGGTTTTGGAGGAAATTATGTAGACAAACAATACAAATTTGAAGACGAAAGTTTCTACGCTCCATCGTATTCTGTTTATAATGCAACTGTATTTTATGATCAGCCAACTTGGAGACTTGGTGTTAAATTCAACAACATAAACAACAAAAAATACTGGGATTCTTATGGAATGGCTCAGACTCCGTCAAACGTATTAGTAAACTTGACCTTGAAATTTTAA
- a CDS encoding MFS transporter, producing MILPFLKKLQNSPKGFRLANTVFFFLSGFGYSSWVSRIPHIKAQLHLSEAQFGTVLFAFPIGLMLTMPFTGKLLNKYSSRYIMLLGAIMFNIVLSLPGLAAFVWQLVIILLIFGASRNIFNLSINAQSLEVQKLYPQSIITRFHAVWSIAVFAGAGLGYVMVSKHIAPSHHLLGVSIFMMGLTACFYPLSIHNEPVPVKKKFFSMPEKNLIKFAIICFVSMACENTMYDWSGIYFENILHASPKLTSAAFVFFATAVTLGRLFGDYGVMKFGTKRILLYSGILITVGFLICFLFPFIYPTFFGYILIGVGVSCVVPLVFSIAGRSSKLSSGSALTSISTIGYLGFLLVPPMVGFISEYLSMKFAFLVMALLGILMILMVNKIGEKE from the coding sequence ATGATTTTACCTTTTTTGAAGAAACTACAGAATTCGCCAAAAGGATTCCGTTTAGCAAATACTGTGTTTTTTTTCCTTTCCGGATTTGGATATTCTTCTTGGGTTTCCCGAATTCCTCATATAAAAGCGCAGTTGCATTTATCAGAAGCTCAATTTGGAACTGTTTTATTTGCTTTTCCAATTGGATTAATGCTAACAATGCCTTTTACAGGAAAATTATTGAATAAATACAGCAGCCGTTATATCATGCTTTTGGGCGCAATTATGTTTAATATTGTGCTTTCTTTGCCAGGTTTGGCGGCCTTTGTATGGCAGTTGGTTATTATACTTTTGATTTTTGGAGCTTCTCGTAATATTTTTAATTTATCGATTAATGCACAATCTCTGGAAGTTCAAAAATTATATCCACAATCGATCATAACCCGTTTTCATGCCGTTTGGAGTATAGCTGTTTTTGCGGGAGCAGGTTTAGGTTATGTAATGGTATCAAAACATATTGCGCCGTCGCATCATTTATTGGGTGTAAGTATTTTTATGATGGGACTTACAGCTTGTTTTTATCCGCTGAGTATTCATAATGAGCCCGTACCGGTTAAAAAGAAATTCTTTTCGATGCCGGAAAAAAATCTGATTAAGTTCGCTATAATTTGCTTTGTCTCAATGGCGTGCGAAAATACGATGTACGATTGGAGCGGTATTTATTTTGAAAATATATTACATGCTTCGCCAAAGTTAACCAGTGCAGCATTTGTGTTTTTTGCAACAGCAGTAACTTTAGGACGTTTGTTTGGAGATTATGGAGTTATGAAATTTGGAACAAAACGAATCCTGCTTTACAGCGGAATTTTGATCACGGTAGGATTTTTAATTTGCTTTTTATTCCCTTTTATTTATCCAACTTTTTTCGGCTATATCTTAATCGGAGTTGGGGTTTCTTGTGTCGTTCCGTTAGTATTTAGCATCGCCGGAAGATCTTCAAAATTAAGCAGCGGTTCTGCATTAACTTCTATATCTACAATTGGTTATCTTGGTTTTTTATTGGTTCCGCCAATGGTTGGTTTTATCTCTGAATATTTAAGTATGAAATTTGCGTTTCTAGTAATGGCGCTTTTAGGGATATTGATGATTTTGATGGTGAATAAGATCGGGGAGAAGGAATAG
- a CDS encoding DUF6265 family protein — protein MFQKITLLVLLVAVVSCQKKESVEKDKIKIADWLIGNWENKSPDGVLTENWIKLNDSTFSAASYFIKGKDTLHLENIVLAQKGETLTYFATVKGQNDEKPVPFQSTAESDKQLVFENPKHDYPQKITYTKGADNTLTAEISGNLQGKVSSEKFVMTKK, from the coding sequence ATGTTTCAAAAAATTACTCTTTTAGTGCTTTTAGTAGCTGTTGTTTCTTGTCAAAAAAAGGAATCTGTTGAAAAAGATAAAATCAAAATTGCAGATTGGCTTATCGGAAACTGGGAAAACAAATCTCCGGACGGCGTTCTAACTGAAAACTGGATCAAACTAAACGACAGTACTTTTAGCGCTGCATCATACTTCATAAAAGGAAAAGATACTTTGCATTTAGAAAATATTGTTTTGGCTCAAAAAGGTGAAACTTTAACTTATTTTGCGACTGTAAAAGGTCAAAATGATGAGAAACCTGTTCCATTTCAATCAACTGCGGAATCTGATAAACAATTGGTTTTCGAAAATCCGAAACACGATTATCCTCAAAAAATTACTTATACAAAAGGTGCTGATAATACTTTGACAGCTGAAATTTCAGGGAATTTGCAAGGAAAAGTAAGTTCTGAGAAGTTTGTAATGACTAAGAAATAG
- a CDS encoding DNA topoisomerase 3 yields the protein MKVCIAEKPSVAREIASVLGANTKHDGYYEGNGYAVTYTFGHLCTLKEPNDYKPHWKSWDLNNLPMLPEKFETKVVENSGIQKQFKIVKSLFDKAEVVINCGDAGQEGELIQRWVMNEAHYKGEVQRLWISSLTTEAIKEGFENLKPSENYDNLFYAGFSRAIGDWLLGMNATRLYTVKHGGYKQVLSIGRVQTPTLAMVVDRWKEIENFKPQPYWELQTLYRETLFSYEEGRFLKKEDGELLANKVKESEFEIVSVDKKNGNEYAPKLFDLTGLQVYCNTKFGFSADETLKIVQTLYEQKVVTYPRVDTTFLPNDIYPKVPGILQKLSKYAELTQPLLGKKIKKSPKVFNDKKVTDHHAIIPTGIESNLQYNQQQVYDIITRRFIAVFYDDCLVANTTVIGKAADVMFKTTGKVILKKGFRVVFEDPNAKEKEADLLPNFVVGEKGPHEPLFLEKETKPPNQFTEATLLRAMETAGKQVDDEDLRELMKENGIGRPSTRANIIETLFKRQYIVRNKKQVLPTPTGIQLIDTIQNELIKSAELTGSWEKQLKDIEKGTFTAGAFIKNMKRMVEALVTEVRSETRHANISHTTATQKEVVKVEKKKAAGILAETCPKCQKATLIKGKSAYGCGNYKAGCDFVLPYTFAEKKITESQYLRLVQKGSTVNIKGFKTDEGTVEGLIRFEENYKLKLETKKTAPKAKAKPTATTDSEALTCPKCKKGTIMKGKTAYGCGDYKLGCDFKVTFDDVRAKLKDQKPTKELVYSILQESI from the coding sequence ATGAAGGTATGTATTGCTGAGAAACCAAGTGTAGCACGTGAAATCGCATCCGTTTTGGGTGCTAATACCAAACACGACGGATATTACGAAGGCAATGGTTATGCTGTGACCTATACTTTTGGGCATTTATGTACTTTAAAAGAACCTAACGATTATAAACCACACTGGAAAAGTTGGGATTTGAACAATTTACCCATGCTTCCGGAGAAATTCGAAACCAAAGTCGTTGAGAATTCAGGAATCCAAAAGCAATTTAAAATTGTAAAAAGCTTATTCGACAAAGCCGAAGTTGTCATAAACTGCGGGGATGCCGGACAAGAAGGAGAATTGATTCAGCGTTGGGTTATGAACGAAGCGCATTACAAAGGCGAAGTACAGCGTTTGTGGATTTCGTCCCTAACAACTGAAGCTATAAAAGAAGGTTTCGAAAACTTAAAACCTTCTGAAAACTACGATAATTTATTCTACGCCGGATTTTCAAGAGCGATTGGCGACTGGTTATTGGGTATGAATGCTACACGTTTGTACACCGTAAAACATGGTGGTTACAAGCAAGTATTGTCTATTGGACGCGTGCAAACTCCAACATTGGCAATGGTTGTTGATCGCTGGAAAGAGATCGAAAACTTTAAACCTCAACCTTATTGGGAATTACAGACTTTATATAGAGAAACTCTTTTTAGTTATGAAGAAGGTCGTTTTCTAAAAAAAGAAGACGGAGAACTTCTCGCCAATAAAGTCAAAGAAAGTGAGTTCGAAATTGTTTCTGTAGATAAAAAGAACGGAAACGAATATGCGCCTAAACTATTTGATTTAACGGGTTTACAGGTTTATTGCAATACCAAATTTGGATTTTCGGCAGATGAAACGCTTAAAATTGTACAAACTTTGTACGAGCAAAAAGTCGTAACATATCCCAGAGTTGATACTACTTTCTTACCAAATGATATTTACCCAAAAGTACCTGGAATTCTGCAGAAATTATCCAAATATGCCGAATTAACGCAACCGCTTTTAGGAAAAAAAATAAAAAAATCGCCTAAGGTTTTTAACGATAAAAAAGTAACGGATCACCACGCGATTATTCCAACGGGAATAGAAAGTAATCTGCAATACAATCAGCAGCAAGTATATGACATTATTACGAGACGTTTTATTGCCGTATTCTATGATGATTGTTTGGTTGCCAATACAACTGTAATAGGAAAAGCAGCCGATGTAATGTTCAAAACTACCGGAAAAGTGATCTTAAAAAAAGGTTTCCGTGTTGTTTTTGAAGATCCGAATGCCAAAGAAAAAGAAGCTGATTTATTACCGAATTTTGTTGTGGGAGAAAAAGGTCCGCATGAACCTTTGTTTTTAGAAAAAGAAACTAAACCGCCCAATCAGTTTACAGAGGCAACTTTACTGCGTGCGATGGAAACCGCTGGAAAACAAGTCGATGACGAAGATTTACGAGAATTAATGAAAGAAAACGGTATTGGTCGTCCGTCAACACGAGCGAATATTATCGAAACTCTTTTTAAGCGTCAATATATTGTTCGAAATAAAAAGCAGGTTTTACCAACTCCTACAGGAATTCAGCTTATAGATACGATTCAAAATGAATTGATTAAATCGGCTGAACTTACAGGTTCTTGGGAGAAGCAATTGAAAGATATCGAAAAAGGAACTTTTACTGCTGGAGCTTTTATTAAAAACATGAAGCGAATGGTTGAAGCTTTGGTTACCGAAGTACGAAGCGAAACCAGACACGCTAATATTTCGCATACAACAGCAACTCAAAAAGAAGTTGTAAAAGTCGAGAAAAAGAAAGCTGCAGGAATTTTGGCAGAAACTTGTCCGAAATGTCAAAAAGCAACCTTAATAAAAGGAAAATCAGCTTACGGATGTGGTAATTACAAAGCTGGCTGCGATTTTGTATTGCCTTATACTTTTGCAGAGAAAAAAATAACCGAAAGTCAGTATTTAAGATTGGTTCAAAAAGGATCGACAGTAAATATAAAAGGTTTTAAAACCGATGAAGGAACTGTGGAAGGTTTGATTCGTTTTGAAGAAAATTACAAACTTAAATTAGAAACGAAGAAAACGGCTCCAAAGGCAAAAGCAAAACCTACTGCAACAACTGATTCTGAAGCATTAACATGTCCGAAATGTAAAAAAGGAACAATCATGAAAGGGAAAACCGCTTATGGTTGTGGCGATTATAAATTGGGTTGTGATTTTAAAGTTACTTTTGACGATGTAAGAGCCAAACTAAAAGATCAAAAACCAACTAAAGAACTGGTTTATTCGATTTTACAAGAAAGCATTTAA
- a CDS encoding acyltransferase, producing the protein MTKPQTETLKPKQHFEILDGLRGIAAVAIVIFHFMEIVHPPNENFISHGFLAVDFFFCLSGFVIAYAYHDRIGKMKLTDFFKLRLIRLHPLVVFGSILGLLAFLFDPFGGNPESYQIGKVILIFLASIFLIPFPVMADRYFNIFGLNAPGWSLFWEYIANIFYALFLYKLSRRLLFLLTVFAAIGLCFVSHRAGGSLMGGWSGETFWDGCARISYSFLAGMLIYRSNWIIKSKLGFIGLSILLLATFFMPFSDWNWLTEPVVVLLYFPLLIVLGAGATLAPGFKKICVFFGQISYPLYMTHYAVMWIFANYYAKYKPDTSQLTFIVIIGTILLVGIAYLTMIFYDTPVRKYLTDKRKKI; encoded by the coding sequence ATGACAAAACCCCAAACCGAAACCCTAAAACCAAAACAACATTTTGAAATCCTTGACGGATTAAGAGGAATAGCCGCCGTGGCAATTGTAATTTTTCATTTTATGGAAATAGTTCATCCTCCAAACGAAAATTTTATCTCGCATGGTTTTCTGGCGGTTGACTTTTTCTTTTGCCTTTCCGGATTTGTGATTGCCTACGCTTATCATGACCGAATTGGTAAAATGAAACTTACTGATTTTTTCAAATTAAGATTGATAAGGTTGCATCCTTTGGTTGTTTTTGGTTCTATTTTAGGTTTGTTGGCTTTTCTTTTTGATCCTTTTGGCGGTAATCCTGAAAGTTATCAAATTGGTAAAGTAATTTTGATTTTTCTGGCTTCGATTTTTCTGATTCCGTTTCCGGTAATGGCAGATCGATATTTCAACATCTTTGGTTTGAATGCGCCGGGTTGGTCTTTGTTTTGGGAATATATTGCGAATATTTTTTACGCACTTTTCCTTTATAAATTAAGTCGACGTTTGCTCTTTTTATTAACCGTTTTTGCTGCTATCGGTCTTTGTTTTGTCAGTCATCGCGCGGGAGGTTCCTTAATGGGCGGATGGAGCGGAGAAACTTTTTGGGATGGTTGTGCGCGTATTTCGTATTCGTTTTTGGCAGGAATGTTAATTTATCGTTCCAATTGGATTATCAAATCAAAACTAGGTTTTATAGGATTATCGATATTACTTCTTGCAACGTTTTTCATGCCTTTTTCTGACTGGAATTGGTTAACAGAACCTGTAGTCGTTCTACTCTATTTTCCGTTATTGATTGTATTAGGAGCCGGAGCAACTTTGGCACCAGGATTCAAAAAAATATGCGTCTTCTTTGGGCAAATTTCTTATCCTTTATACATGACGCATTATGCTGTAATGTGGATATTTGCCAACTATTACGCCAAGTATAAACCGGATACTTCTCAATTGACTTTTATTGTTATTATTGGAACAATTCTTCTTGTGGGAATCGCCTATTTAACCATGATTTTTTATGACACTCCTGTTCGAAAGTATTTAACGGATAAGAGAAAGAAAATTTAA
- a CDS encoding M57 family metalloprotease has product MKNKYYGKSLFFAFAISILFLFQNCSDENSNENNTESALTETPVVKKLIEMGYQKEMIKEYDKFYLVQGDLMFSKNINDYSKKGTLNRHASTNNLVSSTNVTSMTVYVDPSIPTGGVDDWRSAITNAISDLNNITGSTVHFELSTSAASDIIIKSDPSAFVGLNNVIAAAGFPVNNQPYNQVLINLDFNGNVTVLEASKRYNMVHELGHCIGLRHTNWDIRGEGVGPGANLIPNTPSQDPNSVMNGGTANSSWNGFSVYDLVAIRYLYPTPPVILPQITASGTDYIQAGTSIINWNYTGNLANADVDSIMWWYTKVNNNGEAPYVISWGATGMFMSVADTYYSDSGNRTSNFVIYFTIRDTSGALYRSGNYNIMQKGKYKLETAY; this is encoded by the coding sequence ATGAAAAACAAGTATTATGGTAAATCGCTATTTTTTGCATTTGCAATTTCAATTCTCTTCTTATTTCAGAATTGTTCCGATGAAAATTCTAATGAAAACAATACTGAAAGTGCGTTAACAGAAACCCCTGTTGTAAAAAAATTAATTGAAATGGGGTATCAAAAAGAGATGATCAAAGAGTATGATAAATTCTATCTTGTACAAGGTGATTTGATGTTTTCAAAAAACATTAACGATTACTCAAAAAAAGGCACACTTAACAGACATGCATCCACAAATAATTTAGTTTCGTCAACTAACGTTACTTCGATGACGGTTTATGTAGATCCCTCAATTCCAACGGGCGGAGTAGACGATTGGAGATCTGCTATAACCAATGCAATTAGCGATCTGAATAATATCACTGGATCTACAGTTCATTTTGAGCTTTCTACCAGCGCTGCTTCAGACATTATTATTAAAAGCGATCCGAGTGCATTTGTTGGTCTTAATAATGTTATAGCTGCTGCTGGATTTCCTGTGAATAATCAACCATACAACCAAGTCTTAATAAATTTAGATTTCAACGGCAATGTAACTGTTCTCGAAGCAAGTAAGCGATACAATATGGTACATGAATTAGGGCATTGTATAGGTTTACGTCATACAAATTGGGATATTAGAGGAGAAGGTGTCGGTCCGGGTGCAAACCTTATACCAAATACGCCATCTCAGGATCCAAATTCAGTAATGAACGGCGGAACTGCAAATTCCTCGTGGAATGGATTTTCTGTGTATGATTTAGTAGCAATTAGATATTTATACCCAACTCCTCCGGTAATTTTACCACAAATAACGGCTTCGGGAACTGATTATATACAAGCGGGAACATCGATAATAAATTGGAATTACACTGGTAATTTAGCCAATGCTGATGTAGATAGTATTATGTGGTGGTATACAAAAGTAAACAATAATGGTGAAGCTCCTTATGTTATAAGCTGGGGCGCGACAGGAATGTTTATGTCAGTTGCTGATACTTATTATTCAGACAGTGGAAACAGAACTTCAAATTTTGTAATCTATTTTACTATCAGAGATACAAGCGGTGCACTTTATAGAAGTGGAAATTACAATATTATGCAAAAAGGAAAGTATAAATTAGAAACTGCCTATTAG
- a CDS encoding DUF5995 family protein has product MKQATTIDEVIQFLDEIIEKSKLEQSAIGLFATLYREVTVKVKEGIRDGSFQNGERMEKLDVIFANRYIKAYYQYKAKEKPSECWGFAFEQTEKYWPIVLQHLLLGINAHVNLDLGIASAQVSTVEDIESLKHDFDQINTILSNLVGGVEKCLIKIWPTLTMILKWTGKIDTFFIDFSMQTARDGAWKFANEFVAVPENQRESCTKLRDERITEIARLVSNPGYFVSAVFKFIRLFERGTVAQKIIDMQIAEQNNVECAVA; this is encoded by the coding sequence ATGAAACAAGCAACTACTATAGACGAAGTAATTCAGTTTTTGGATGAAATAATCGAAAAATCAAAACTAGAACAAAGCGCTATAGGCTTATTTGCTACGCTATATCGTGAAGTTACGGTAAAAGTAAAAGAAGGAATCCGAGATGGTTCTTTTCAGAATGGGGAACGAATGGAAAAATTGGACGTTATTTTTGCCAATCGATACATAAAAGCATATTACCAATATAAAGCCAAAGAAAAACCATCTGAATGTTGGGGATTTGCTTTTGAGCAAACCGAAAAATATTGGCCAATAGTGCTTCAGCATTTATTATTGGGGATTAACGCGCATGTGAATCTTGATTTAGGAATAGCTTCGGCACAAGTAAGTACGGTAGAAGATATAGAGAGTTTAAAACACGACTTCGATCAAATAAATACGATTCTGAGTAATTTGGTTGGAGGTGTCGAAAAATGCTTAATCAAAATTTGGCCAACGCTCACAATGATCCTAAAATGGACAGGCAAAATCGACACCTTTTTTATTGATTTTAGTATGCAAACGGCAAGAGATGGCGCATGGAAATTTGCCAATGAATTTGTAGCAGTTCCGGAAAACCAAAGAGAATCCTGCACAAAACTAAGAGACGAAAGAATAACCGAAATCGCCCGATTAGTTTCGAATCCGGGATATTTTGTGAGTGCCGTTTTCAAATTCATTCGCTTATTTGAAAGAGGAACTGTCGCTCAAAAAATAATTGATATGCAAATCGCCGAGCAAAATAATGTTGAATGTGCGGTTGCTTAA